A genomic segment from Myxococcota bacterium encodes:
- a CDS encoding DUF2169 domain-containing protein: protein MLSVDNATPYAVAAIPYADKHGRDGLAVVAKGTFEIAGPGEPVALADEQEPVAFADAWHGEPGASSLRYAADSTPPKPGADVALVGHAYPPTADAREFDVSLQVGERIHVVRVFGDRHWERGLLGWRPTPPEPVERVPLVYERAFGGADLCPSDPAKHAFEPRNPVGTGFVGRGGRERLRDLALPNLEDPGAPIGRPKDRPAPAGFGFVAPAWSPRAERAGTYDDAWQRDRCPLLPLDFDERFFHAAHPALCSPQPLAGGERVRIVNASRDGTLDFRLPAESLAVTAWIRGEPVRGESRLDTVVIEPDARRLVAVWRAAIPCPRTLLYVQYVFVKRAGDARGDARAEVA from the coding sequence CGCCCTACGCCGTCGCGGCGATCCCGTATGCGGACAAGCACGGGCGCGACGGGCTCGCGGTCGTCGCGAAGGGCACGTTCGAGATCGCGGGCCCGGGCGAGCCGGTCGCGCTCGCCGACGAGCAGGAGCCGGTCGCGTTCGCCGACGCGTGGCACGGCGAGCCCGGCGCGTCGAGCCTGCGCTACGCCGCGGACTCGACGCCGCCGAAGCCGGGCGCGGACGTCGCGCTCGTCGGTCACGCCTATCCGCCGACCGCCGACGCGCGCGAGTTCGACGTGTCGCTGCAGGTGGGCGAGCGCATCCACGTCGTGCGCGTGTTCGGCGACCGGCACTGGGAGCGCGGCCTGCTCGGCTGGCGCCCCACGCCGCCCGAGCCCGTCGAGCGCGTGCCGCTCGTCTACGAGCGCGCGTTCGGCGGCGCCGACCTCTGCCCGAGCGACCCGGCGAAGCACGCCTTCGAGCCGCGCAACCCGGTCGGCACGGGCTTCGTCGGACGCGGCGGCCGCGAGCGGCTGCGCGATCTCGCGCTGCCGAACCTCGAGGATCCGGGCGCGCCGATCGGGCGGCCGAAGGATCGCCCGGCGCCCGCGGGCTTCGGATTCGTCGCGCCGGCGTGGAGCCCGCGCGCCGAGCGCGCGGGCACGTACGACGACGCGTGGCAACGCGATCGCTGTCCGCTCCTTCCGCTCGACTTCGACGAGCGCTTCTTCCACGCCGCCCATCCCGCGCTCTGCTCCCCGCAGCCGCTCGCGGGCGGCGAGCGCGTGCGCATCGTGAACGCGAGCCGCGACGGCACGCTCGACTTCCGCCTTCCCGCCGAGTCGCTCGCGGTGACGGCGTGGATCCGCGGCGAGCCCGTGCGCGGCGAGTCGCGCCTCGACACGGTCGTGATCGAGCCCGACGCGCGCCGGCTCGTCGCAGTCTGGCGCGCGGCGATCCCGTGCCCGCGCACGCTCCTCTACGTGCAGTACGTGTTCGTGAAGCGCGCCGGGGACGCGCGCGGCGACGCGCGCGCGGAGGTCGCGTGA
- a CDS encoding DUF4150 domain-containing protein, which produces MGSTVIVNGRTAVHKGSGGVSTAFPDVCKTPTPGGPVPIPYPNVAMSSDTDKGAKKVKVDGNPVALASSNFKTSTGDEAGSAGGVVSSKTKGKAEFVNYSFDVKAEGKNVPRLGDLMLQNKGGSPNTPPAPEVQPPAVAVPLADPEAQDDELEEVAVIDVEEYDREESE; this is translated from the coding sequence ATGGGCTCGACCGTGATCGTCAACGGCCGCACCGCCGTGCACAAGGGCAGCGGCGGCGTCTCGACCGCCTTCCCCGACGTGTGCAAGACGCCGACGCCCGGCGGCCCCGTCCCCATTCCGTATCCGAACGTCGCGATGTCGTCGGACACGGACAAGGGTGCGAAGAAGGTGAAGGTCGACGGCAACCCGGTCGCGCTCGCGAGCTCGAACTTCAAGACGAGCACGGGCGACGAGGCGGGCTCGGCGGGCGGCGTCGTGTCCTCGAAGACGAAGGGCAAGGCCGAGTTCGTGAACTACTCGTTCGACGTGAAGGCCGAGGGCAAGAACGTGCCGCGGCTCGGCGACCTGATGCTGCAGAACAAGGGCGGCTCGCCGAACACGCCGCCCGCGCCCGAGGTGCAGCCGCCGGCCGTGGCCGTGCCGCTCGCCGACCCGGAGGCGCAGGACGACGAGCTCGAGGAGGTCGCCGTCATCGACGTCGAGGAGTACGACCGCGAGGAGTCGGAGTAG